The Candidatus Tumulicola sp. genome contains a region encoding:
- a CDS encoding metal-sulfur cluster assembly factor yields MPTVEQVREALSHVNDPELNLGVLDLGLIYDISVEGESGEHVNVVMTLTSPMCPVGPMFKKSVEDHALAVEGVKTANVDITFTPPWDPKTMASEDVKVLLGIW; encoded by the coding sequence ATGCCTACCGTCGAGCAAGTACGCGAAGCGCTATCCCACGTCAACGACCCCGAACTGAACCTTGGAGTTCTCGACCTCGGGCTGATCTACGACATCAGCGTCGAGGGCGAAAGCGGCGAACACGTCAACGTCGTCATGACGCTGACGTCGCCGATGTGCCCGGTCGGGCCGATGTTCAAAAAGTCGGTCGAAGATCACGCGCTCGCGGTCGAGGGCGTCAAGACCGCGAATGTGGATATCACCTTCACCCCGCCTTGGGATCCGAAAACGATGGCATCCGAAGACGTGAAGGTGTTACTCGGTATCTGGTAA
- a CDS encoding DHA2 family efflux MFS transporter permease subunit has translation MVVGVMGATLLQVLDATIVNVALPTIQGNVGANFDEGAWIVTGYIIAAVIVIPLTPWLQQLMGRRQYYVAAIIGFTVASALCGISTSLGELVTFRVLQGLCGGGLIATGQAIMRDTFPAKQLGLSQALTSIGAIIGPSIGPTLGGVLTDQLSWNWVFYINIVPGIVAAVLCATLLRNPKRTGRPSVDGVGLALMATGLASLQYVLDEGERYDWFGDRNILATAVLSVSSLVAFAWWELRAVRNPIVDLRILIRNRTVTVGCVLAMTLAFALFGGVILAPQFQQSLLNFTATLSGESILVRAAAIMVMTPITLFLLGRLHVKATILLGIGYLIVALANFGTANVLTTGSDFGTFVFPLLLGGIGFGMIFVPLSVTVLSSVTGADTQKATSLMNVCQQLGGSISTATLVTILDRRTAFHFDHLAASVTLGRPAVTQALQRGASHVAIGELIRQQASSMAFADAFFGLGVVTLVLTPFVLLLRQAKAPAGAHHAVALE, from the coding sequence ATCGTCGTCGGCGTCATGGGCGCGACGCTGCTGCAAGTGCTCGACGCGACGATCGTCAACGTCGCGCTGCCCACCATCCAAGGTAACGTCGGAGCCAATTTCGACGAGGGCGCATGGATCGTCACCGGCTATATCATCGCCGCCGTCATCGTTATTCCACTAACACCGTGGCTGCAACAGCTGATGGGACGCCGTCAGTATTATGTGGCGGCCATCATCGGATTTACGGTCGCGTCTGCACTGTGCGGCATTTCGACCTCGCTCGGTGAGCTCGTCACGTTCCGCGTGCTGCAAGGCTTGTGCGGTGGCGGCCTCATCGCGACCGGTCAAGCAATCATGCGGGATACCTTCCCGGCGAAACAACTCGGACTCAGCCAGGCGCTTACTTCTATTGGTGCGATTATCGGCCCATCGATCGGCCCCACCCTCGGCGGCGTGCTGACCGACCAGTTGTCGTGGAACTGGGTTTTCTATATCAACATCGTGCCTGGAATCGTGGCGGCCGTCCTGTGCGCGACGCTGTTGCGCAACCCGAAGCGTACGGGCCGCCCCAGCGTCGACGGCGTCGGCTTAGCGCTGATGGCGACCGGCCTTGCGTCACTGCAATACGTCCTCGACGAAGGCGAGCGGTACGACTGGTTCGGCGACCGCAACATCCTAGCCACGGCGGTGCTCTCGGTTTCGTCGCTCGTCGCGTTCGCGTGGTGGGAACTGCGCGCGGTGCGAAATCCGATCGTGGACTTGCGCATTTTGATTCGCAATCGGACGGTGACGGTGGGATGCGTGCTCGCAATGACGTTAGCGTTCGCCCTTTTCGGCGGCGTGATCTTGGCCCCGCAATTCCAGCAATCGCTGCTCAACTTCACGGCGACGCTGTCCGGCGAGTCGATCCTGGTTCGCGCTGCCGCGATTATGGTGATGACGCCGATTACGCTGTTCTTGCTCGGGCGTCTGCACGTTAAAGCGACGATCTTATTAGGCATCGGCTACCTGATCGTGGCGCTGGCGAATTTCGGCACGGCAAACGTCCTGACGACGGGCAGCGACTTTGGTACCTTCGTCTTCCCGCTGCTACTAGGCGGCATCGGATTCGGGATGATTTTCGTTCCGCTGTCGGTCACGGTTTTGAGCAGCGTCACAGGCGCGGACACGCAAAAAGCGACGTCTCTCATGAACGTATGCCAGCAACTCGGTGGATCGATTTCGACGGCTACGTTGGTGACGATATTGGATCGGCGGACGGCATTTCACTTCGATCATTTAGCAGCGAGCGTTACGCTCGGACGTCCTGCCGTTACGCAGGCGCTTCAACGCGGCGCCAGCCACGTCGCGATCGGCGAACTCATTCGTCAGCAAGCGTCGTCGATGGCCTTCGCCGACGCTTTTTTCGGTCTTGGTGTGGTAACGCTGGTGCTTACGCCCTTCGTGCTGTTGCTCCGGCAAGCAAAGGCGCCCGCCGGAGCACACCACGCAGTAGCGTTAGAGTGA
- a CDS encoding prolyl oligopeptidase family serine peptidase — translation MSRWLIASLSLILAAIAVGGPGRTATVFPTPPPLPASSPVTENFFGTNVTDPFRYFEDMNNPTTVEFFKTQNAYTRSVLDMLGAPRQRLFQRIKQLDNVVASVSSVQVAGSHYFYEKLKPGESTPKLYVRDASGGAERVLVDTAALATTGKHYSINYYAPSLDGSKVAYGISEGGSEASVIHVVDSATGQTLPDQISRAYFVGVTSWLPDGKSFYYVRFPELKPGDPATDKETRAVNYLHVLGRNPDQDVPIFGYGVNPSVPFEKTDFPIVVYSPVSRHMLGLVVHGVKNEQTIYSTGSLSAPPLNSTIAWTKIVSDDDDVVSTDLKGSTLYLMTHHNAPTYKVLAMSLDAPNVASAKVIVPAGKSIVLQISVAGDGLYVRSRTGGFAKIDRLALAADGTPGKHSNVRLPFAGAVNVMATDPQTPGALFGLTGWLHSLLYYHVNAAGQVANTGIKPRANIDVSAYTSQEVQARSSDGTLVPMSIVYRKNLKLDGSHPVNLEGYGAYGITEDPGFSATGIAWIERGGVAATCHSRGGGWYGDAWHRAGMIATKNHTWEDFVACGEWLVQHKFTSKAHLGGQGTSAGGISIGRAITSRPDLFAAALDVVGVSNAMRSEFTPNGPPNIPEFGTVTNEAGFHALHAMDAYQHVVDGTAYPGVMLITGYNDPRVSSWELGKFAARLQQASTSGRPILLRVDYDAGHGFMASSRNQSEQLLTDEYSFLLWQLGDPAFKGIPKKIVPQKAASL, via the coding sequence ATGTCGCGTTGGTTGATCGCGTCGCTTAGTCTGATCTTGGCGGCGATCGCCGTCGGCGGTCCGGGGCGGACCGCAACGGTGTTTCCAACCCCACCCCCGCTGCCGGCGTCGAGCCCGGTGACGGAAAACTTTTTCGGCACGAACGTGACCGACCCGTTCCGGTACTTCGAAGACATGAACAATCCGACGACGGTCGAGTTCTTCAAGACCCAGAACGCATATACGCGCTCGGTTCTCGACATGCTCGGCGCGCCGCGGCAGCGATTGTTCCAACGTATCAAGCAGCTCGACAACGTCGTGGCTTCGGTTTCGAGCGTCCAGGTGGCTGGATCGCACTACTTTTACGAAAAGTTGAAACCGGGCGAGAGCACGCCGAAGCTGTACGTACGCGACGCGAGCGGCGGCGCGGAACGGGTATTGGTCGATACGGCTGCGTTGGCAACGACCGGCAAACACTATTCCATAAACTACTACGCGCCGTCGCTGGACGGCAGCAAAGTAGCGTACGGAATCTCGGAAGGCGGCTCGGAGGCGTCGGTGATTCACGTCGTCGATTCGGCAACCGGTCAAACGCTTCCGGATCAAATCTCGCGCGCGTACTTCGTCGGCGTTACCAGTTGGCTTCCGGACGGAAAGTCGTTCTACTACGTGCGCTTTCCGGAGCTCAAGCCCGGCGACCCCGCGACCGATAAAGAGACCCGGGCCGTGAACTATCTCCACGTACTAGGACGCAATCCCGACCAAGACGTGCCGATTTTCGGTTATGGTGTGAATCCGAGCGTCCCGTTCGAGAAGACGGACTTTCCGATCGTGGTGTACTCGCCGGTGTCACGGCACATGCTTGGCCTCGTGGTTCACGGCGTGAAGAACGAACAAACGATCTACTCGACGGGGTCGCTATCGGCACCGCCGCTTAACAGCACGATCGCGTGGACGAAGATCGTGTCGGACGACGACGACGTCGTCTCCACGGATCTCAAAGGCTCGACGCTCTACTTGATGACGCACCACAACGCGCCTACGTACAAGGTGCTCGCGATGTCGCTCGACGCCCCAAACGTGGCGAGCGCGAAAGTGATCGTCCCCGCAGGCAAGTCGATCGTGCTGCAGATTTCCGTCGCCGGAGACGGGCTGTACGTTCGTTCGCGCACCGGCGGTTTCGCGAAGATCGATCGCCTGGCGTTGGCAGCCGACGGAACCCCAGGAAAGCACAGCAACGTTCGTTTGCCGTTCGCCGGGGCGGTCAACGTTATGGCCACCGATCCGCAGACGCCGGGCGCCTTGTTCGGTTTGACCGGCTGGCTGCACTCGCTTCTGTACTATCATGTGAACGCCGCCGGCCAAGTGGCCAACACCGGCATCAAACCTCGCGCCAACATCGATGTGTCGGCCTATACGTCGCAAGAAGTGCAAGCGCGTAGCTCCGATGGGACGCTCGTCCCAATGTCGATCGTGTACCGGAAGAACCTCAAGCTCGACGGCTCGCATCCGGTCAATCTCGAAGGCTACGGCGCCTATGGCATCACCGAGGATCCGGGTTTCAGCGCGACCGGAATCGCGTGGATCGAACGCGGCGGCGTCGCCGCAACGTGTCATTCGCGCGGCGGTGGCTGGTACGGCGATGCATGGCACCGGGCCGGCATGATCGCCACCAAAAACCATACGTGGGAAGACTTCGTAGCGTGCGGCGAGTGGCTCGTCCAGCATAAGTTCACGTCAAAAGCGCATCTGGGCGGACAAGGTACAAGTGCCGGCGGCATCTCGATCGGCCGCGCGATTACGTCGCGCCCGGACCTCTTCGCGGCAGCGCTCGACGTGGTGGGCGTCAGCAACGCGATGCGTTCCGAGTTCACGCCCAACGGGCCGCCCAACATTCCTGAGTTCGGCACGGTAACGAACGAAGCGGGCTTCCACGCGCTGCACGCGATGGACGCCTATCAGCACGTGGTCGACGGTACTGCGTACCCGGGCGTGATGTTGATCACCGGCTACAACGATCCGCGCGTTTCGTCGTGGGAACTCGGCAAGTTTGCGGCGCGTTTGCAGCAAGCCTCGACGAGCGGCCGTCCAATTCTACTGCGCGTCGATTACGATGCCGGCCACGGTTTCATGGCTTCGTCGCGTAACCAGAGCGAACAGCTGCTTACCGACGAGTATTCGTTCTTACTCTGGCAGCTGGGCGATCCGGCGTTCAAGGGTATTCCGAAGAAAATCGTACCGCAGAAGGCGGCGTCACTCTAA
- a CDS encoding acyl-CoA carboxylase subunit beta — translation MSQRERYEELRRKRELAEAPGGATAIARQHERGKRTARERVAALVDEGSFTEFDRFVTHRTNGFGLEEKEFLGDGVLTGYATIDGRPVFLFSQDFTVLGGSLGEAYAEKICKVMDLAVRTGTPIIGINDSGGARIQEGVVSLGGYAEIFWRNVAASGVVPQISLIAGPCAGGAVYSPAITDFILMTDKISQMFITGPEIIKTVTGEDVTFEELGGATTHASRSGVAHLVAADEDDLTDLTRTLLSYVPQNNLEEPPRVPTGDDPHRSCDSLDGVIPDSPNKPYDMLDVVRTVLDDEDFFEIQPSYARNIVIGFGRVDGRTVGIVANQPNVMAGVLDISSSVKAARFVRFCDAFNIPLVTFVDVPGFLPGTSQEYGGIILHGAKLLYAFAEATVPKITVITRKAYGGAYDVMASKHIRADVNVAWPSAEIAVMGAEGAVKTIFRRELASADDKDARLRELLDEYTTRFANPYIAAQRGYVDDVIEASQTRSVIATSLEMLATKRVDRPKRKHGNIPL, via the coding sequence ATGAGCCAGCGAGAACGATACGAAGAATTACGGAGAAAGCGCGAACTGGCCGAAGCTCCGGGGGGCGCAACCGCGATCGCCCGCCAGCACGAGCGCGGAAAGCGCACGGCTCGCGAACGGGTAGCGGCGCTGGTCGACGAAGGGTCGTTCACGGAATTCGACCGGTTCGTAACGCACCGTACCAACGGGTTCGGTCTCGAAGAGAAAGAATTTCTCGGCGACGGCGTGCTCACCGGATATGCCACCATCGACGGGCGGCCGGTCTTTCTGTTTTCGCAAGATTTTACCGTTCTGGGCGGTTCGTTGGGCGAGGCCTATGCCGAAAAAATCTGCAAAGTAATGGATCTGGCCGTACGAACCGGCACGCCGATCATCGGCATCAACGATTCGGGCGGCGCGCGCATTCAAGAGGGCGTCGTTTCGTTAGGCGGTTACGCGGAAATCTTTTGGCGCAACGTCGCGGCCAGCGGCGTCGTTCCGCAAATCAGCTTGATCGCGGGCCCGTGCGCCGGCGGGGCGGTGTACTCGCCGGCCATCACCGACTTCATCTTGATGACCGATAAGATATCGCAAATGTTCATCACCGGGCCGGAGATCATTAAAACGGTTACCGGCGAAGACGTGACGTTCGAAGAGCTCGGCGGTGCGACGACGCATGCTTCGCGAAGCGGCGTGGCGCATTTGGTCGCCGCAGACGAAGACGACTTGACCGATCTCACGCGCACGCTGTTATCGTACGTTCCGCAAAACAATCTGGAAGAACCGCCGCGCGTGCCGACCGGCGACGATCCGCACCGGTCGTGCGACTCCCTCGACGGCGTCATCCCGGACTCTCCGAACAAGCCCTACGATATGCTGGACGTCGTTCGCACGGTACTCGACGACGAGGATTTTTTTGAAATTCAACCGTCGTACGCACGCAATATCGTCATCGGTTTCGGCCGCGTTGATGGCCGCACGGTCGGCATCGTCGCAAACCAGCCGAACGTGATGGCCGGGGTGTTGGACATTTCGTCATCGGTCAAAGCCGCACGGTTCGTGCGCTTTTGTGACGCGTTCAACATTCCGCTCGTCACGTTCGTCGACGTTCCCGGATTTCTGCCGGGGACGAGCCAAGAATACGGCGGCATCATCTTGCACGGTGCGAAGCTGTTGTACGCGTTCGCCGAAGCGACGGTTCCGAAGATTACGGTCATCACGCGCAAGGCCTACGGAGGAGCCTACGACGTCATGGCCAGCAAACACATTCGCGCCGACGTCAACGTCGCGTGGCCGTCCGCCGAAATCGCAGTCATGGGCGCCGAGGGTGCGGTCAAAACGATCTTCCGGCGCGAGCTGGCGTCTGCAGATGACAAAGACGCAAGGCTGCGCGAGCTTCTCGATGAGTATACGACGCGTTTTGCCAATCCATACATCGCCGCGCAGCGCGGCTACGTCGACGACGTCATCGAGGCATCGCAAACCCGGAGCGTGATCGCCACGTCGCTCGAGATGCTGGCCACCAAGCGCGTCGATCGACCGAAACGCAAACACGGCAACATCCCGCTCTAG
- a CDS encoding enoyl-ACP reductase, producing the protein MKLLEGKRALVTGVANRWSIATGIAQKLHEYGAQIALAYQGERLRGSVEKVAAELEGTRLVECDVSSDESLAAARDDLAANFGPIDVLVHSIAYANKEDLSGKVFDTSRSGFGLSLDVSAFSLIALVDALRNGLNDGASVMALTYLGSTQIVPNYNLMGISKAALEATVRYLAFDLGDRGIRVNAISAGPISTASSRQVGGFSRILDVVPKVAPLRRNVTPGDIGDVAVYLASPLSSAITADVHFVDAGYHAMGMYPPDFGG; encoded by the coding sequence GTGAAGCTTCTCGAAGGTAAGCGCGCGCTGGTCACGGGCGTCGCCAATCGTTGGTCGATCGCCACCGGCATCGCCCAAAAATTGCATGAGTATGGAGCACAAATCGCGCTCGCGTATCAGGGAGAGCGCCTGCGCGGATCGGTCGAAAAGGTCGCCGCCGAACTCGAAGGCACCCGTTTGGTCGAATGCGACGTGTCGTCCGACGAATCGCTGGCCGCGGCTCGCGACGATCTCGCCGCAAACTTTGGCCCGATCGACGTTCTCGTCCATTCGATCGCGTATGCCAACAAAGAAGATTTGAGCGGCAAGGTGTTCGATACGTCGCGTTCGGGTTTCGGGCTCTCGCTCGACGTATCGGCTTTTTCACTGATCGCGCTGGTCGATGCACTGCGAAATGGGCTGAACGACGGCGCGTCGGTTATGGCGCTAACGTACCTCGGTTCGACGCAGATCGTTCCAAATTATAACCTGATGGGCATTTCAAAAGCCGCACTCGAGGCGACCGTTCGCTACTTGGCGTTCGACCTCGGGGATCGCGGCATCCGCGTCAACGCGATCTCGGCCGGTCCGATCTCGACGGCCAGTTCACGGCAAGTCGGAGGCTTCTCGCGCATTCTCGACGTGGTGCCGAAGGTCGCGCCGTTGCGCCGCAACGTCACGCCCGGCGACATCGGTGACGTCGCCGTCTACTTGGCATCGCCGCTTTCGTCGGCGATTACTGCCGACGTGCATTTCGTCGACGCCGGCTACCACGCCATGGGTATGTATCCGCCGGACTTCGGCGGTTGA
- a CDS encoding acetyl-CoA carboxylase biotin carboxylase subunit, with translation MFSKIVIANRGEIAVRVIRTTREMGIATVAVYSEADRDALHVRMADEAYLIGPASPSLSYLDSSKLIDVALRSGAQAIHPGYGFLAENAAFARAVVAAGLVWIGPHADAIDVMGDKIRARQAMQRAGVPFVPGGTEPIEDARAAREAALSIGLPLALKASGGGGGKGLKVAFTLDQVESAFTTARKEAEAYFKSDVIYAERYLAHPKHVEIQILADKHGNVVHVGERDCSLQRRHQKVWEEAPGVVPDRARRGMREAAVRAATAIGYDSAGTIECLVENGEFYFLEMNTRIQVEHTVSEMISGLDLIREQIRVAAGEPLGFNQDDIHFNGCAIEGRVNAEDPAREFRPAPGTISEYREPGGPGVRVDSAAYPGWTIPTDYDSLVAKLVVWAPTRDRAIARFRRAIDEYTVRGVPTTLPLLRALCDESHVLDGSYDTTTLETFARTIAEPLDGPVQSPATPEPPDRSIVRVEVDDRLYRVRLIDLPIASAPVGGAQPARRSTQRRTRSASAGATGNDVVSPMHGIVVELRPSQGDSVEQGDVVAIVEAMKMMNEIRAHRSGTVTATHAPAGTTVETGSSLLTIE, from the coding sequence ATGTTCTCCAAAATTGTTATCGCCAACCGCGGCGAGATTGCGGTGCGCGTGATTCGCACGACGCGCGAAATGGGCATCGCGACCGTCGCGGTGTATTCCGAAGCCGATCGCGACGCGTTACACGTTCGAATGGCCGACGAGGCCTACCTCATCGGTCCGGCATCGCCATCGCTGAGCTATCTCGACTCCAGCAAACTCATCGACGTCGCGCTGCGCTCCGGCGCGCAAGCGATTCATCCCGGTTACGGCTTCCTTGCCGAAAATGCCGCGTTCGCTCGCGCCGTCGTCGCCGCCGGGTTGGTTTGGATCGGGCCGCACGCCGATGCGATCGACGTGATGGGCGACAAAATTCGCGCGCGCCAAGCGATGCAACGAGCCGGAGTGCCGTTCGTACCGGGGGGTACCGAGCCGATCGAAGATGCACGTGCGGCACGAGAGGCCGCGCTCTCGATCGGTTTGCCATTGGCACTCAAAGCGTCCGGCGGGGGCGGAGGGAAGGGCCTAAAAGTTGCGTTCACACTCGACCAAGTCGAGTCGGCCTTCACCACCGCTCGGAAAGAAGCCGAAGCGTACTTCAAAAGCGACGTCATTTATGCCGAACGCTATTTAGCGCACCCGAAACACGTCGAGATTCAAATCCTCGCCGACAAGCACGGAAACGTCGTTCACGTCGGCGAGCGCGACTGCTCGCTGCAGCGGCGTCACCAGAAAGTCTGGGAAGAAGCGCCGGGCGTGGTTCCGGACCGAGCCCGTCGCGGTATGCGCGAGGCCGCGGTTCGCGCGGCCACCGCGATCGGATACGATTCGGCCGGCACGATCGAATGTTTGGTCGAAAACGGCGAGTTCTATTTTCTCGAAATGAACACTCGGATTCAAGTCGAGCACACCGTGTCGGAAATGATTTCGGGCCTCGACCTGATTCGCGAGCAGATTCGAGTGGCCGCCGGCGAGCCGTTAGGCTTCAACCAAGACGATATTCACTTCAACGGTTGCGCCATCGAAGGCCGCGTTAACGCCGAAGATCCCGCTCGAGAGTTTCGTCCGGCTCCCGGAACGATCTCCGAATATCGCGAACCGGGCGGCCCGGGTGTGCGCGTCGACTCCGCTGCATATCCGGGCTGGACGATCCCAACCGATTACGATTCGCTCGTCGCAAAGCTGGTGGTGTGGGCGCCGACGCGCGATCGTGCCATCGCGCGCTTTCGCCGTGCGATCGACGAATATACCGTGCGCGGCGTTCCGACGACCCTTCCGCTGCTGCGGGCGTTATGCGACGAGTCGCACGTTCTTGACGGAAGCTACGATACGACCACGCTCGAGACGTTCGCTCGCACGATCGCCGAGCCGCTGGACGGTCCGGTGCAATCCCCGGCAACGCCGGAACCGCCGGATCGCAGCATCGTTCGCGTCGAAGTCGACGACCGCTTGTATAGGGTGCGGCTTATCGACCTTCCGATCGCGTCTGCGCCTGTGGGCGGCGCGCAACCCGCGCGTCGTTCGACGCAACGCCGCACCCGATCGGCTTCTGCCGGGGCCACTGGAAATGACGTCGTTTCTCCGATGCACGGCATCGTCGTCGAGCTGCGCCCCTCGCAGGGCGATTCTGTGGAGCAAGGCGATGTGGTCGCGATCGTCGAGGCCATGAAGATGATGAACGAGATTCGAGCGCACAGAAGCGGGACGGTGACGGCCACCCATGCGCCGGCCGGAACCACCGTCGAAACCGGCAGCTCGCTGCTGACCATCGAATAA
- a CDS encoding methylmalonyl-CoA mutase family protein: MARDCTSSGIPIQTSYDAPIGKALELGEPGAFPFARGIYPTMYRGRLWTMRQYAGFATAAESNARYRYLLDRGQTGLSVAFDLPTQLGYDSDAPQSRGEVGKAGVAIDSIDDMETLFDGIPLDRVTVSMTINAPATILFAFLLATARRRGIPFDRLGGTIQNDVLKEYVARGTYIYPPVPSMRLITDVMAYCAREVPQWNAISVSGYHIREAGSTAVEEIAFALSNGKAYLQAARDAGIDLDSIAPRISFFWNAHNDFFEEIAKFRAARLIWAHVTRDEFGCRDPRSQALRFHTQTGGSTLTAQEPDNNVVRVTLQALAAVLGGTQSLHTNGKDEALALPTAASAKVALRTQQIVGYESGVTDVADPLAGSFYVESLTSEMVERTRALMAEVDALGGSIAAIESGWMQSRIAESAYRAQQAVESGDSVVVGVNTFVEPDQSDTGIPLQRIDASVEREQVERVRRSREGRNAADVTTQLEHIRATASGSGNLMPAFIEAADAGATLGEICGVLRDVFGVYRAKEVVA; the protein is encoded by the coding sequence ATGGCACGCGACTGCACTAGTTCGGGGATTCCGATCCAGACGTCATACGATGCGCCCATCGGCAAAGCGCTAGAGCTGGGCGAACCGGGCGCGTTCCCGTTTGCTCGCGGGATCTATCCGACGATGTACCGCGGGCGCCTGTGGACGATGCGCCAATACGCAGGTTTCGCAACGGCGGCCGAGTCGAACGCGCGGTATCGCTATCTGTTAGACCGGGGACAGACCGGTCTATCGGTGGCTTTCGATCTTCCGACGCAACTCGGCTACGACTCCGATGCTCCGCAATCGCGCGGCGAAGTCGGCAAGGCGGGTGTCGCCATCGATTCGATCGACGATATGGAAACGCTGTTCGACGGCATTCCATTGGATCGCGTTACGGTTTCGATGACGATCAATGCGCCGGCGACGATTCTGTTTGCGTTCCTGCTCGCGACCGCGCGACGCCGCGGCATCCCGTTCGACCGTTTGGGTGGAACGATTCAGAACGACGTACTCAAAGAATACGTCGCCCGTGGCACGTACATCTATCCGCCGGTTCCGTCGATGCGACTGATCACCGACGTCATGGCCTACTGCGCGCGCGAAGTACCGCAATGGAACGCTATTTCCGTCTCTGGCTATCACATTCGCGAAGCCGGCTCGACCGCTGTCGAAGAAATTGCGTTCGCGCTGTCTAACGGTAAGGCATATCTGCAGGCCGCGCGCGACGCCGGCATCGACTTGGATTCGATCGCACCGCGCATCTCGTTCTTTTGGAACGCCCATAACGATTTCTTTGAAGAGATCGCGAAATTTCGCGCCGCCCGCTTGATCTGGGCGCACGTCACGCGCGACGAGTTCGGTTGTCGCGACCCGCGCTCGCAGGCGCTTCGGTTCCACACGCAGACCGGCGGGTCGACGCTCACCGCCCAAGAACCCGACAACAACGTCGTGCGGGTGACGCTGCAGGCGCTCGCAGCGGTGCTGGGCGGAACGCAGTCTCTGCATACCAATGGAAAGGACGAAGCGCTCGCGTTGCCCACCGCAGCCAGCGCAAAGGTCGCGCTGCGTACCCAACAGATCGTCGGGTACGAATCGGGGGTCACCGATGTCGCCGATCCGCTGGCCGGCTCGTTTTACGTCGAGTCCTTGACGAGCGAAATGGTCGAGCGCACCCGCGCCTTGATGGCGGAGGTCGACGCGCTGGGTGGCAGCATCGCCGCCATCGAGAGCGGCTGGATGCAGTCGCGCATTGCCGAGTCGGCGTATCGGGCGCAGCAAGCCGTCGAGAGCGGCGATTCGGTCGTCGTCGGCGTGAATACATTCGTCGAACCCGACCAGTCCGATACGGGTATTCCGCTGCAACGGATCGATGCATCGGTCGAACGCGAACAGGTCGAGCGCGTACGACGGAGCCGCGAGGGACGCAATGCGGCCGATGTCACGACCCAGCTCGAGCACATTCGGGCGACCGCGTCGGGCAGCGGCAACTTGATGCCGGCCTTTATCGAAGCCGCCGATGCCGGCGCCACGCTCGGCGAAATTTGCGGTGTGTTGCGCGACGTGTTCGGCGTGTACCGCGCGAAGGAGGTCGTCGCCTGA
- the mce gene encoding methylmalonyl-CoA epimerase yields the protein MQIDHIGIVVADLDEAVRLYTQTLGFEQCYRETVIDQGVEVVGLSAGDAIVELLRPLQPDSPLLRFLGQARTKIHHTAYRVPDLPAKLAELKARGVALIDETPRRGAHGNAIAFLHPKSTNGVLVELCQRISHD from the coding sequence ATGCAAATCGACCACATCGGCATCGTCGTAGCCGATCTCGACGAAGCGGTCCGCCTCTACACGCAGACGCTCGGCTTCGAACAATGCTACCGCGAGACGGTGATCGATCAAGGCGTCGAGGTCGTCGGTTTATCGGCGGGCGATGCGATCGTGGAACTGTTGCGACCGCTGCAGCCGGATTCGCCGTTGCTGCGCTTTCTCGGACAAGCGCGAACGAAAATTCACCACACGGCGTATCGCGTTCCGGACCTGCCGGCGAAACTCGCCGAGCTAAAGGCGCGAGGCGTTGCGTTGATCGACGAAACGCCGCGACGAGGTGCGCACGGAAACGCGATCGCGTTTCTGCATCCAAAGTCGACAAATGGCGTATTGGTCGAACTCTGTCAGCGCATTTCGCACGACTGA
- a CDS encoding MarC family protein codes for MDVRFAATAFATAITIIDPLGMIPMTLGATARMPAKRRNQIIDQAVIVAAVVMALMGFVGREILGYLGITLPAFTIAGGVLLFLIAIDMLFARPTGAKRTEAEEREAAEVENPAVFPLAIPMIAGPGTIATVLLLVSLAHGDRANLTIVAGAYAAALFVTWICMRGSTLLLKLVTTTGVHVASRLLGIILAALAVQFVINGLAQTPLVHH; via the coding sequence ATGGACGTCCGGTTCGCGGCGACGGCATTCGCCACTGCAATTACGATTATCGATCCCCTCGGCATGATTCCCATGACGCTGGGCGCGACCGCGCGCATGCCGGCGAAGCGCCGCAACCAAATCATCGATCAAGCCGTCATCGTCGCCGCAGTCGTCATGGCGCTGATGGGTTTCGTGGGTCGAGAAATCTTGGGCTATCTCGGCATCACGTTGCCGGCGTTTACGATTGCCGGCGGTGTATTGCTGTTCTTGATCGCGATCGATATGTTGTTTGCCCGTCCCACCGGAGCCAAGCGAACCGAAGCCGAGGAACGCGAAGCCGCCGAGGTCGAGAATCCGGCCGTTTTCCCACTGGCCATTCCAATGATCGCCGGCCCCGGAACGATCGCGACAGTATTGCTTCTTGTTAGTCTCGCGCATGGCGACCGCGCGAACCTGACGATCGTCGCGGGGGCCTATGCGGCAGCGTTGTTCGTGACCTGGATTTGCATGCGCGGATCGACGCTCTTGTTGAAGCTGGTAACGACCACCGGTGTCCACGTTGCGAGCCGATTACTCGGAATAATTCTCGCCGCGCTAGCGGTGCAGTTCGTTATCAATGGGTTGGCCCAAACGCCGCTCGTGCACCATTAA